A segment of the Candidatus Andeanibacterium colombiense genome:
TCGTTCTTCTTCGCCGAAATATAACGGACCGTGTCTTCGCTCAGCCCCTTCGGCGCGAAGGTCTGTTCGATGTCGCTCGAGAAACCCCATTCGTAGGTTTCGAGCTTCTTCGCCGCGTCGCGTGCTTCCTGGTCGCGCAGGGTGGTTTCCTCGGTCATGCCGGCTCTCCGATTACGGGGATCTCGGCGGCATTGACGAAGCGGGTCAACGGAACCTCAGCCAGCGCACCGCGCATCGCGGCATTGACCGCGCCCCAGTGCGGGCGAGCGGCGCAGGAGCCTTCGAGCGTGCAATCGTGGCGCCCTTCCTCGACACAGGAGGTCAGCGCGATCGGCCCTTCGACCGCCTCGACGATGTCGGCCAGAGTGATCGCCGCCGCCGGCCGGGCAAGCTGGAGCCCGCCATGCGCGCCGCGGACCGAGCGCAGCAGCCCGGCGCCCGACAGCATGCTGACCAGCTTCTGCACGGTCGGCACCGGCAGGCGGGTTTCTTCCGCCAGTTGCGCGGCCGAGACGCGCGCGCCGCCGCAATGGCGCGCGGCGGCGCTCATCGTGACGACGGCATAATCGGCCATGCTCGAAAGACGCATATTGCGACCCGTTCTCAAATCGGAGTGATTCGTTCCGGTTTCATCTAGGGATCGGTCATCGCATTGCAACATGGAATGCGGCGATTGCGCGCGTCAGGCAGAAAAAAGGGCGGCCATCCCGTGGGAGGCCGCCCTAAGTCGAGAACTCGAAAACATTGCTGCTCCGAGCCCTTCGGGTCGCAAAGCCGCTGTAGCACGAATGGCGTGAGCGAATTGTAAGAAAGCGACATCCCCAGTGGCATTTGGGCGACAGACCCCACAATAATGCGCGGCGGTCACAGCGGCCCACACGTGCACGCCGCGTTGCCGCTCGATCCGAAGCGGCGCATCGACGGGCGATTCGCGCCCTGTGGCTTTTCGCCCGCGCCAAGCGCGCGGAGCGCTGCAGCTACCCTGCCGGGTGTTTGCTTGGATGAAAGGCGCCCTTTCCTCCTGTCCTACAAGCGCTGCATCTGCCATTGTCACCCAGGACGCCGCAGATTCATCCGTGACAGCCTGTTTGCTGCAGGTCACATGGCCAGTCTGAAAACGTGTCATAAGTGATTGAATAAACAGCAAAAATTCCGGAAAGTCACATGGTTTCACCGCGCGTTCCGCGTCACCTTCCCCAGCGCCTGACCCTCGCATTCGCCGCCTTCGCCCTCGCCGCCTGTACCGCCGACGGCGGCGATGCGGTCGCTTCCACGCCGCAGCTCGCAACCTCGGGGCCCGAGACCGCCGGCGTCGTCAGCGCCGCCGATCCGCGCGCCGCCGAAGCCGGGGCGGAGATGCTCCGTAAGGGCGGCAGTGCGACCGATGCGGCGATCGCGACGATGCTGGCGCTGGGCGTGATCGAACCGCAGAGTTCGGGCATCGGCGGCGGCGGGTTTCTCGTCACCGGCGACAAGGCTGGCGCGGTCGCCACCTTCGACGGGCGCGAGACCGCGCCGATGGCCGCGGGGCCGGACTGGTTCCTCGACGCCGCGGGCAAGCCGCGCGGCTTCATGGATGCGGTGCGCTCGGGCCTCAGCGTCGGCGTCCCGGGCAATCTCCGCCTCGCGGCCAAGGCGCATGAGCGCGGCGGCAAGCTTCCGTGGAAGACCCTGTTCGACCCCGCCATCGCGCTGGCGGGGAACGGCTTCGCGATCACCGAGCGGATGCACGGCTTCCTCGGCGATGCGAAGGACCGCGCGGCCGCGAGCCCCTCCGGGCAGAAACTGTTCTACGATGCGGACGGAAATCCGCTGCCGGTCGGGACCGTGGTGAAGAACCCGGAACTTGCCGCGACGCTGAAGAAGATCGCCGCGCAAGGCCCCGACGCTTTCTATACGGGCGACAATGCGCTCGCCATCGCAACGAAGGTTTCCGCCGCCACGCCCGGCCCGCGCGGCATGGTGACCGGCGACATCGAGCATTATACCGCCAGGGAGCGCGAGCCGGTCTGCGGCCATTACCGGACCTACCGGATCTGCGGGATGGGCCCGCCTTCGTCCGGCGCGACCACGGTGATCGCGATCCTCGACCAGCTCGAAGGCTTCGACATGACTGCGCTGGGCAAGGATTCGCCGGTCGCGTGGCACCTGTTCGCCGAATCGCAGCGCCTCGCCTTCGCCGACCGCGAGCTTTATCTCGGTGACAGCGATTTCATCCAGGTGCCGGTGGCGGGCCTGGTCGACGAAGCCTATCTGCGGCAGCGCGGCGCGCTGATCTCGCCCGACCATACGATGGCGGGCGCGACCGCCGGCACCCCGCCGGCCGCGGCCTCTCTGTCATGGGCCGATGGCGACGAGCCGGAAGAACACGGCACCACCCATTTCGTTGCGATCGACCAGTGGGGCGACGCGGCCAGTTATACCTCGACAGTCGAGGGCTCGTTCGGTTCGGGGCTGATGGTCGGCGGCTATTACCTCAACAACGAACTGACCGATTTCAGCTTCTCGCCCGATATGAACGGACGCCCGGTCGCCAATCGGGTCGAGCCGGGAAAGCGCC
Coding sequences within it:
- the ggt gene encoding gamma-glutamyltransferase; amino-acid sequence: MVSPRVPRHLPQRLTLAFAAFALAACTADGGDAVASTPQLATSGPETAGVVSAADPRAAEAGAEMLRKGGSATDAAIATMLALGVIEPQSSGIGGGGFLVTGDKAGAVATFDGRETAPMAAGPDWFLDAAGKPRGFMDAVRSGLSVGVPGNLRLAAKAHERGGKLPWKTLFDPAIALAGNGFAITERMHGFLGDAKDRAAASPSGQKLFYDADGNPLPVGTVVKNPELAATLKKIAAQGPDAFYTGDNALAIATKVSAATPGPRGMVTGDIEHYTAREREPVCGHYRTYRICGMGPPSSGATTVIAILDQLEGFDMTALGKDSPVAWHLFAESQRLAFADRELYLGDSDFIQVPVAGLVDEAYLRQRGALISPDHTMAGATAGTPPAAASLSWADGDEPEEHGTTHFVAIDQWGDAASYTSTVEGSFGSGLMVGGYYLNNELTDFSFSPDMNGRPVANRVEPGKRPRSSMAPTLVYDKDGKLVLAIGAAGGATIPVQVAKALVGWIDWHLSAQDAIALPMLYSPGDAITLEPGSPLEAMVPALTALGHASIAERPMPLKANAVERTAAGWRGAADPRSEGGSVKQ
- a CDS encoding SUF system Fe-S cluster assembly regulator — encoded protein: MRLSSMADYAVVTMSAAARHCGGARVSAAQLAEETRLPVPTVQKLVSMLSGAGLLRSVRGAHGGLQLARPAAAITLADIVEAVEGPIALTSCVEEGRHDCTLEGSCAARPHWGAVNAAMRGALAEVPLTRFVNAAEIPVIGEPA